A genomic stretch from Methylophilus medardicus includes:
- a CDS encoding helix-turn-helix transcriptional regulator, which yields MDTRRQELAEFLQAMRQRGSPEAFGFPSGSRRRTQGLRREEVAQLAGISATWYTWIEQAREVNVSPDALDRLATALKLSKSERSYLFDMADRRDPQGQQSEVDTAPDTLVTMLSQMQLPAYIMGRTWDILAWNPAAEDLFSGLLDIPWTDATRPNLMRFVFMSPIARLFVVNWEMRARRLVAEFRADCRSRLEEAEIKQLVIELSSSAEFSQFWKQHDVLERQGGLRAFQHPIHGLIQFQQVTLRPVEQEQLKLVLLQPLA from the coding sequence ATGGATACAAGACGTCAAGAATTGGCCGAATTTTTGCAAGCGATGCGACAACGAGGCTCACCCGAAGCCTTTGGTTTTCCTTCTGGCTCCCGCCGACGTACCCAAGGCTTGCGCCGCGAGGAAGTCGCTCAACTGGCCGGGATCAGTGCGACTTGGTATACCTGGATAGAGCAAGCACGCGAGGTCAACGTCTCGCCAGATGCGCTGGATAGGCTGGCGACTGCGTTGAAATTAAGCAAGTCGGAACGCAGCTATTTGTTTGACATGGCCGACAGACGCGATCCGCAAGGCCAGCAAAGCGAGGTAGATACGGCGCCGGACACGCTGGTCACCATGCTTAGCCAAATGCAGCTGCCTGCCTACATCATGGGCCGAACCTGGGATATTTTGGCCTGGAATCCAGCGGCTGAAGACTTATTTAGCGGGTTACTGGACATCCCTTGGACGGATGCAACGCGACCTAACTTAATGCGCTTTGTGTTTATGTCGCCCATAGCGCGATTGTTTGTGGTCAATTGGGAGATGCGCGCGCGCAGACTTGTGGCTGAATTTAGAGCGGATTGCCGTTCTCGGCTAGAAGAAGCCGAAATCAAACAACTGGTGATTGAATTAAGTAGTAGCGCAGAATTCTCACAATTTTGGAAGCAACACGATGTGCTCGAGCGGCAAGGCGGACTCCGAGCGTTTCAACATCCTATTCACGGATTGATCCAATTTCAACAAGTGACGCTGAGACCTGTAGAGCAAGAACAACTGAAATTAGTGCTACTACAGCCGTTGGCATAA
- the asd gene encoding aspartate-semialdehyde dehydrogenase, with protein sequence MLKVGFVGWRGMVGSVLMQRMMQENDFADIEPQFFTTSQTGGAAPDIGKDSPALQDAKNIDALRQMDVVLTCQGGDYTSEVFPKLRAAGWNGHWIDAASTLRMEKDAVIVLDPVNMHVIQDAMANGGKNWIGGNCTVSLMLMALNGLFKADLVEWASSMTYQAASGAGAQNMRELIKQMGVIHASVTDLLADPASAILQIDRTVAETLLSEQLPSAHFGVPLAGSLIPWIDKDLGNGQSKEEWKGGVETNKILGREANPIVIDGLCVRIGAMRCHSQALTIKLRQDVPMDEINQMLSEANEWARVVSNQREASMNELTPAAVTGTLTTPVGRLRKLAMGGEYLSAFTVGDQLLWGAAEPLRRMLRILVQA encoded by the coding sequence ATGTTAAAAGTAGGGTTTGTTGGCTGGCGTGGCATGGTGGGCTCCGTCCTCATGCAACGCATGATGCAGGAAAATGATTTTGCGGATATTGAGCCGCAATTTTTTACCACCTCGCAAACAGGTGGCGCGGCGCCTGACATCGGTAAAGACTCGCCTGCATTGCAAGATGCAAAAAATATCGATGCGCTCCGTCAAATGGATGTAGTGCTGACCTGCCAAGGTGGCGACTACACCAGTGAGGTGTTTCCTAAATTGCGCGCAGCCGGTTGGAACGGCCACTGGATTGATGCAGCCTCCACTTTACGCATGGAAAAAGACGCGGTGATTGTGCTTGATCCGGTGAATATGCACGTCATTCAAGACGCGATGGCCAATGGCGGTAAAAACTGGATTGGCGGCAACTGTACCGTGTCTTTGATGTTGATGGCCTTAAATGGTTTGTTTAAAGCCGATCTGGTCGAGTGGGCCAGCTCCATGACCTATCAGGCGGCTTCTGGTGCCGGCGCGCAAAACATGCGCGAATTGATCAAGCAAATGGGCGTGATTCATGCTTCGGTGACCGATTTGTTGGCAGACCCTGCCTCGGCTATTTTGCAGATTGATAGAACTGTTGCAGAAACACTCTTGAGCGAGCAATTACCCAGTGCACACTTTGGTGTGCCATTGGCGGGGAGCCTGATTCCGTGGATTGATAAAGATCTTGGCAATGGGCAGAGTAAAGAAGAGTGGAAGGGCGGCGTTGAAACCAACAAAATTTTGGGCCGTGAAGCGAATCCGATTGTGATTGATGGTTTGTGCGTGCGCATTGGCGCGATGCGCTGCCATTCGCAAGCGCTGACCATCAAGCTGCGTCAGGATGTACCGATGGATGAAATCAACCAGATGTTGTCCGAAGCCAATGAGTGGGCGCGCGTAGTGTCAAATCAGCGGGAAGCCAGTATGAATGAGCTCACTCCCGCGGCGGTAACAGGCACACTAACGACGCCGGTGGGCCGTCTGCGCAAGCTAGCGATGGGGGGCGAGTATCTGTCTGCATTCACAGTGGGTGACCAATTGTTGTGGGGCGCCGCTGAACCATTACGTCGAATGCTGAGGATTCTGGTTCAAGCTTAA
- the ppnP gene encoding pyrimidine/purine nucleoside phosphorylase — translation MAQFDHVSVKKKANVYFDGKCVSHTVLFPNGTRCTVGVIFPSTLTFNTGSPELMEINDGVCKVRLKEEDHWTTYQAGDKFTVPGNSSFDIEVSETVDYVCHFE, via the coding sequence ATGGCACAATTTGACCATGTCAGTGTAAAGAAAAAAGCAAACGTTTATTTTGATGGTAAGTGTGTCAGTCACACCGTGTTGTTTCCAAACGGCACCCGTTGTACGGTGGGGGTGATTTTTCCAAGCACTTTGACGTTCAATACAGGCTCTCCAGAGTTGATGGAAATTAATGACGGGGTGTGTAAAGTCCGTCTAAAAGAGGAGGATCACTGGACGACCTATCAAGCAGGTGACAAGTTTACCGTGCCAGGGAATTCTAGTTTTGATATTGAAGTGTCAGAAACCGTAGACTACGTTTGCCACTTTGAATAA
- the cimA gene encoding citramalate synthase: MASRRVIAYDSTLRDGAQAQGVSFSVEDKLKVVQRLDQLGIGYIEAGNPGSNPKDLEFFARVGELALQHAKIIAFGSTRRIGIAAAEDKNLQSLLSANTQAVAIFGKSWDYQVTDILRTTLQENLAMIGDTIAFLKAQGKEVVFDAEHFYDGYKANPDYAMQTLQAAVAAGADVLALCDTNGGTFPNEVFTITQTVVAQFPAVQIGIHCHNDCEMAVANSVAAVQAGAMQVQGTINGIGERCGNANLVSIIPNVQLKLGIACISESQLSDLTAAARFVSEVANVAFNDKAAYVGQDAFAHKGGMHIDAVNKNPKSYEHISPTVVGNERHILVSEVAGRGAILRKLQQIDPTLTKESAAAINILEHLKALEHEGYQFENAESSFDVLMQKLLGKFEPFFSLKQYNVNIYEPSADGLNSSVSIHLHVKGEEAAATAQGDGPVNALDQAMRKALEPFYPAIKEIKLVDYKVRVLDSNLATAAKVRVLIESTDQHTTWATMGVSSDIIQASWLALKDAIEYQLLRS, encoded by the coding sequence ATGGCCAGTCGTCGTGTCATTGCCTACGACTCCACGCTGCGCGATGGCGCGCAAGCGCAGGGAGTGTCTTTTTCAGTTGAGGATAAGCTCAAGGTCGTGCAACGCCTAGACCAACTGGGTATTGGCTACATTGAGGCAGGCAATCCGGGTTCTAATCCCAAGGATTTGGAGTTTTTTGCCCGTGTCGGCGAGTTGGCATTGCAACATGCCAAAATCATCGCTTTTGGCAGTACACGTCGGATTGGCATTGCGGCAGCTGAAGACAAAAATCTGCAATCATTACTGTCTGCCAATACGCAGGCAGTGGCTATTTTTGGCAAAAGCTGGGATTATCAGGTCACAGACATCTTGCGCACCACCTTGCAAGAAAACCTCGCCATGATTGGCGACACCATTGCTTTTTTAAAAGCGCAGGGTAAAGAAGTGGTGTTCGATGCCGAGCATTTTTACGATGGCTACAAAGCCAACCCTGACTACGCCATGCAAACGCTACAAGCTGCTGTGGCAGCAGGCGCAGATGTGCTGGCTTTGTGCGACACCAACGGCGGGACTTTTCCAAATGAAGTGTTTACCATCACACAAACCGTGGTGGCGCAGTTTCCAGCGGTGCAGATCGGTATTCATTGTCATAACGATTGTGAGATGGCCGTTGCGAACTCAGTTGCGGCTGTCCAAGCGGGCGCTATGCAAGTGCAAGGCACCATTAACGGCATTGGCGAGCGTTGTGGAAATGCCAATCTGGTGTCTATTATTCCTAATGTGCAGCTCAAACTTGGGATAGCTTGTATCTCTGAAAGCCAATTGAGCGATTTAACGGCGGCCGCGCGCTTTGTGAGTGAAGTGGCCAATGTGGCTTTCAATGACAAAGCCGCATATGTTGGCCAAGATGCCTTTGCACATAAAGGCGGCATGCATATTGATGCTGTCAATAAAAACCCCAAATCCTATGAGCACATCAGCCCGACGGTGGTCGGTAATGAGCGTCATATTCTGGTGTCTGAAGTGGCCGGGCGGGGCGCCATATTGCGTAAGTTGCAGCAAATTGACCCCACGCTGACAAAAGAATCTGCTGCCGCGATCAACATTTTGGAGCATTTAAAGGCGCTGGAACATGAGGGCTATCAATTTGAAAATGCTGAAAGCTCTTTTGACGTGCTGATGCAAAAGTTACTGGGTAAATTTGAGCCGTTTTTTAGTCTCAAGCAATACAACGTGAATATCTATGAGCCCTCAGCGGATGGCCTCAACTCCTCAGTCAGTATCCATCTGCACGTTAAGGGTGAGGAGGCTGCTGCAACAGCGCAAGGAGATGGACCGGTGAATGCGCTGGATCAGGCCATGCGCAAGGCATTAGAGCCCTTTTACCCAGCCATTAAAGAGATCAAACTAGTGGATTATAAAGTGCGCGTGTTGGATTCAAATTTGGCGACGGCGGCAAAAGTGCGTGTATTGATTGAGTCTACAGATCAGCACACGACATGGGCGACCATGGGGGTGTCTTCAGATATTATTCAGGCATCATGGCTGGCACTCAAAGATGCCATTGAATATCAGTTACTGCGCAGTTAG
- a CDS encoding entericidin A/B family lipoprotein, translating to MTKWIALMVTMVALTGCNTINGMGKDIEQAGEAVQKSSK from the coding sequence ATGACAAAATGGATAGCACTGATGGTAACGATGGTTGCGCTGACAGGCTGTAACACCATCAACGGAATGGGCAAAGATATTGAGCAGGCCGGTGAAGCTGTTCAGAAATCTTCCAAATAA
- a CDS encoding YajQ family cyclic di-GMP-binding protein, translating into MPSFDITSEVDMVNLKNSIDSSVKQITNRYDFKGTSAKVEFNEKDKVITLYGDNDFQLDQVKDILLPAMEKKEPESSKRLEHKDVQKVSGNKVKQELIVRDGIDSDLAKKITKLIKDSGMKVQASIQGDTVRVNGAKRDMLQEAIAFVKKSITDFPLKFGNFRD; encoded by the coding sequence ATGCCTAGCTTTGATATTACATCCGAAGTCGATATGGTCAACTTGAAAAATTCCATCGATTCGTCTGTGAAACAGATCACCAATCGATATGATTTTAAAGGCACGTCGGCTAAAGTTGAGTTCAACGAAAAAGACAAAGTCATTACCTTGTATGGCGACAACGACTTTCAGCTGGATCAGGTAAAAGATATTTTATTACCGGCCATGGAAAAAAAAGAACCAGAGTCTTCTAAGCGACTGGAGCACAAGGATGTGCAAAAAGTCTCGGGCAACAAGGTTAAACAAGAGTTAATCGTGCGTGATGGTATTGATAGCGATCTGGCCAAAAAAATCACTAAGTTGATTAAAGATAGCGGCATGAAAGTGCAGGCCAGCATTCAGGGGGATACCGTGCGGGTGAATGGCGCGAAGCGAGATATGCTGCAAGAGGCGATTGCATTCGTGAAGAAAAGCATCACAGATTTTCCTTTAAAATTTGGTAATTTCAGAGATTAA
- the leuD gene encoding 3-isopropylmalate dehydratase small subunit, which yields MKAFNTLNGLACPLDRANVDTDAIIPKQFLKSIKRSGFGPYLFDEWRYTNYGEPGMDCSTRPLNKDFVLNQPRYQGAQVLLARDNFGCGSSREHAPWAIEDQGFRVIIAPSFADIFFNNCYKNGILPIVASAEQVDILFKECLANEGYTLNVDLASQTVTTPSGQTFSFEITPTRKHNLLNGLDEIGLTLQHAEEIRRFEINHQQAQPWLFA from the coding sequence ATGAAAGCCTTTAATACTTTAAATGGATTGGCATGCCCGCTGGATCGCGCCAATGTGGATACCGATGCGATTATTCCAAAACAGTTTTTAAAATCGATCAAACGCTCAGGCTTTGGTCCTTATCTGTTTGATGAATGGCGCTACACCAATTATGGCGAGCCGGGCATGGATTGCAGCACGCGTCCGCTAAACAAAGATTTTGTGTTGAACCAGCCGCGCTATCAGGGCGCGCAAGTGCTGTTGGCGCGTGATAACTTCGGTTGTGGCTCTTCACGCGAGCACGCGCCATGGGCGATCGAAGATCAAGGTTTTCGTGTGATCATCGCGCCAAGCTTTGCTGATATTTTCTTTAATAATTGCTACAAAAACGGCATTTTGCCGATTGTCGCCTCTGCTGAGCAAGTGGATATTCTGTTTAAAGAATGTTTGGCGAATGAGGGATATACGCTCAATGTAGACTTGGCTTCGCAAACCGTGACCACGCCCTCTGGGCAGACATTTAGCTTTGAGATTACGCCAACCCGTAAACACAATTTGCTCAACGGTTTGGATGAAATCGGCCTGACATTGCAACATGCAGAAGAAATTCGTCGTTTTGAAATTAACCATCAGCAAGCGCAACCCTGGTTGTTCGCCTAG
- a CDS encoding FimV/HubP family polar landmark protein, with amino-acid sequence MSKFQLKKIAFTLSLSAALSAHAAGLGGLVSSSKLGEPLNAEIELLAVTPNELNSIQATLASEQVYQDQMLEKPASYPFIKIEVGSNTKGQPILKLTSSQPITEAFLDMLIQVDWPTGRLVKEYTLLLDPPGFNSNYVSESGGLPVTGQSASDAPAKAAPTTQDPTVSPPLPLPQSKPVNQPKPRAAMPAPKPADSEVQATEPQTITTARGDTLYAIARQMKPDSVSIEQMLAALYQTNQQAFDAKNMHRLKVGKIIRLPDQATLDSMSRPQANRLIAEHTAQWQTYKNALSNVVKEAAPSQTGGNTQQSAGKIGAAGDKTTPPSKPSKDVLKLSAGDEKSTSQGDKTGAKVSATAAQEDATAKANAIKEEQSRAAALEKQVADMKKLVEMKNNAMAEAEKNAAQAATDSTAPPKVETPASAAAQPAEPPKVPVAPKVETKPAAVVVPAQPVAPAPDEQALPAQPSFMHVLLERLKNISPVLPWALIALPLLLCVWALIRIRRKKQIDNFEDVIVTSPATEMQNNTVFGDTQAAGSGDTSFLTDFSQSGVGGMIDSHDVDPIAEAEVYMAYGRDAQAEEILKDAIQKDPQRQELKLKLLEIYQATGNKGAFESLASDVYAKSEASDPTWSKVSAMGQKLDPENALYQATPSAVAAVAAVASEAEATAVPVTEAQNEEDAYHFNFEAPALEFDGASEAVAASTQADARSEPVNLAEETFTIESLPEATDVVAADPQPVREGEDGFSIVAEETDAAASPRFEVEPGSASQDVAEPLEMDAALALTPKALDLPSLNLDDGMSPTDQTGANPTLAGTGEPSLSGEDAVFESLPELSLELGGPNDVSNAAQGDTSLDFEEISLEQADDALNAPSDSGAVEYSEAFPEISLDMAESPSTVIDAVADEPEEVNTKLDLIQAYIDMEDLVGAKELIDEVMAEGGERQRQRASALLEKLA; translated from the coding sequence GTGAGTAAATTTCAATTAAAAAAAATAGCCTTTACCTTGAGTCTGAGTGCAGCCCTTTCGGCGCATGCTGCCGGGTTGGGTGGCCTGGTTTCCAGTTCTAAACTGGGGGAGCCGCTCAATGCGGAAATCGAGTTATTGGCGGTCACGCCGAATGAACTCAACAGCATTCAGGCCACCTTAGCCAGCGAGCAGGTGTATCAGGATCAGATGCTAGAAAAACCGGCCTCTTATCCATTCATCAAAATTGAAGTCGGTAGTAATACGAAAGGTCAGCCTATTCTGAAGTTGACCAGTTCACAACCGATTACCGAAGCCTTTCTCGACATGTTGATTCAGGTCGATTGGCCCACAGGGCGTCTCGTCAAAGAGTACACTCTGTTGTTGGATCCACCGGGATTTAACTCTAACTACGTGTCAGAATCAGGCGGATTGCCGGTGACAGGGCAGTCGGCTTCAGATGCGCCTGCGAAAGCTGCGCCGACAACCCAAGACCCAACGGTCAGCCCGCCATTGCCTCTGCCACAATCTAAGCCAGTGAATCAGCCCAAACCGCGCGCGGCAATGCCTGCTCCTAAGCCTGCTGATTCCGAAGTCCAAGCCACTGAGCCGCAAACGATTACTACTGCGCGAGGCGATACCTTATATGCCATTGCCAGACAGATGAAACCCGACAGTGTCAGTATTGAGCAAATGTTGGCCGCGCTCTATCAAACGAACCAGCAAGCGTTTGATGCGAAAAACATGCATCGCCTCAAAGTGGGCAAAATCATCCGCCTACCTGATCAAGCAACCCTAGATAGTATGAGTCGGCCACAAGCCAATCGTCTGATTGCAGAGCACACTGCACAATGGCAGACCTATAAAAATGCCTTGTCAAACGTGGTGAAAGAAGCTGCCCCTAGTCAAACGGGTGGCAATACGCAACAGTCCGCAGGTAAGATTGGTGCAGCAGGTGATAAAACCACGCCGCCTTCTAAACCGAGCAAAGATGTGTTGAAGCTGTCCGCAGGGGATGAGAAATCAACCAGTCAAGGCGATAAAACCGGCGCTAAGGTGTCTGCAACTGCTGCACAAGAAGATGCTACCGCCAAGGCGAACGCGATTAAAGAAGAACAGTCGCGTGCGGCTGCGCTTGAAAAACAAGTTGCAGACATGAAGAAATTGGTGGAGATGAAAAACAATGCCATGGCAGAAGCAGAAAAAAATGCTGCCCAGGCTGCGACAGATTCAACAGCGCCACCTAAAGTGGAGACCCCTGCATCGGCTGCAGCGCAACCTGCTGAGCCACCTAAGGTGCCAGTTGCACCCAAAGTAGAAACCAAACCTGCAGCGGTTGTAGTGCCTGCCCAACCTGTTGCGCCTGCGCCAGATGAGCAAGCCTTGCCTGCGCAACCGTCGTTCATGCATGTATTGCTGGAGCGTCTGAAAAATATTAGCCCGGTGTTACCTTGGGCGTTAATTGCGCTGCCGCTGCTGCTTTGTGTGTGGGCGTTAATCCGGATTCGCCGTAAAAAACAAATCGATAACTTTGAAGATGTGATCGTGACATCCCCGGCGACCGAAATGCAGAACAATACCGTCTTTGGCGATACGCAAGCGGCTGGTTCTGGAGATACGTCATTCTTAACCGACTTTTCGCAGAGTGGTGTGGGGGGCATGATTGATTCGCATGATGTCGATCCGATTGCTGAAGCCGAAGTTTATATGGCCTATGGTCGTGATGCGCAAGCCGAAGAAATCCTGAAGGATGCCATCCAAAAAGATCCTCAACGTCAAGAACTGAAGTTAAAGCTGCTCGAAATTTATCAAGCAACAGGGAATAAAGGCGCTTTTGAGTCATTGGCAAGTGATGTGTACGCCAAATCAGAGGCATCAGATCCCACCTGGTCAAAAGTCAGTGCCATGGGTCAGAAGCTTGATCCAGAGAACGCACTTTATCAGGCCACGCCTTCGGCGGTTGCAGCTGTTGCAGCAGTGGCGTCAGAAGCTGAAGCCACTGCGGTGCCAGTCACTGAAGCACAAAATGAAGAGGATGCTTATCACTTTAACTTTGAAGCGCCTGCACTAGAGTTTGATGGCGCATCAGAAGCAGTCGCTGCATCAACCCAGGCTGATGCTAGATCCGAACCCGTTAATCTGGCAGAAGAGACGTTCACCATTGAATCTTTGCCAGAAGCCACAGATGTTGTGGCTGCGGACCCGCAGCCAGTGCGTGAGGGTGAGGATGGATTTTCTATCGTTGCAGAAGAAACCGATGCAGCAGCATCACCGCGTTTTGAAGTGGAGCCTGGATCTGCATCGCAAGATGTTGCGGAACCGCTAGAGATGGACGCAGCACTGGCGTTGACCCCCAAAGCCTTAGACTTACCCTCATTAAACTTGGATGATGGGATGTCGCCTACTGATCAAACGGGCGCGAATCCTACATTGGCAGGGACCGGTGAGCCAAGTTTGTCTGGGGAAGATGCGGTATTTGAATCGCTGCCTGAGCTGTCATTGGAGTTGGGTGGCCCTAACGATGTTTCGAATGCAGCGCAGGGTGATACCTCGCTTGACTTTGAAGAAATCAGTCTTGAACAAGCGGATGATGCATTGAATGCGCCATCAGACTCGGGAGCTGTTGAGTATAGTGAGGCATTTCCTGAAATCTCACTTGATATGGCAGAGTCACCGTCCACTGTCATAGATGCGGTTGCAGATGAGCCAGAAGAGGTCAATACGAAGCTCGATCTCATCCAAGCATATATCGATATGGAAGATTTAGTGGGCGCCAAAGAGTTGATTGACGAAGTCATGGCTGAAGGCGGGGAGCGGCAGCGGCAGCGTGCGAGTGCGTTGCTTGAAAAGCTCGCTTAA
- the leuB gene encoding 3-isopropylmalate dehydrogenase has product MALNIAVLPGDGIGPEIIAQALRVLEVLKNEGLDMTFTEAPLGGQAYDQFGHPYPEFTQEVCRKADAVLLGAVGGPQYDNLDRPLRPERGLLAIRKDLGLFANLRPAVLFPELANASTLKPEVVAGLDIMIVRELTGDVYFGQPRGMRTNEQGVREGFNTMIYSEPEVRRIAHVAFQIAMKRQKKLCSVDKANVLETTEFWKEIVIDVAKEYPEVELSHMYVDNAAMQLIRNPKQFDVMVTGNIFGDILSDEASMLTGSIGMLASASLNESKKGLYEPSHGSAPDIAGKNLANPIATILSVAMMLRYSFDNEAAATRIENAVKKVLAAGYRTGDIYEAGTKKVSCSEMGDQIVAAL; this is encoded by the coding sequence ATGGCTTTAAATATTGCTGTATTGCCCGGTGATGGCATCGGCCCAGAAATTATCGCGCAAGCGTTGCGTGTGCTTGAAGTGTTAAAAAATGAAGGTCTGGACATGACCTTTACTGAGGCGCCATTGGGCGGACAGGCCTATGACCAGTTCGGTCATCCATATCCAGAGTTCACACAAGAAGTCTGCCGCAAGGCCGACGCCGTATTGCTCGGCGCTGTGGGCGGGCCACAATATGACAATCTGGATCGTCCACTGCGCCCTGAACGTGGTTTGCTGGCGATTCGTAAAGATTTAGGTTTGTTTGCTAACCTGCGTCCTGCGGTATTGTTCCCAGAGCTGGCAAATGCCTCGACCTTAAAACCAGAAGTGGTGGCAGGCTTGGATATCATGATTGTGCGTGAATTAACCGGTGACGTGTATTTTGGTCAACCCCGTGGCATGCGTACCAATGAGCAGGGCGTGCGTGAAGGTTTCAACACCATGATTTACAGTGAGCCAGAAGTGCGCCGCATTGCGCATGTGGCTTTCCAGATCGCCATGAAACGGCAGAAAAAATTGTGCTCTGTCGACAAGGCTAACGTGCTTGAAACCACAGAGTTCTGGAAAGAAATCGTGATTGATGTGGCTAAAGAGTATCCAGAAGTTGAGCTCAGCCACATGTATGTCGACAATGCGGCCATGCAGTTGATTCGCAATCCAAAACAATTTGACGTGATGGTGACCGGCAATATTTTTGGTGATATTTTGTCAGATGAGGCTTCCATGTTGACCGGTTCGATCGGCATGCTGGCTTCTGCCTCACTCAATGAGAGCAAAAAGGGTTTGTATGAGCCATCGCATGGCTCTGCGCCAGATATTGCTGGTAAAAATCTGGCTAACCCAATAGCGACCATTTTGTCGGTCGCCATGATGTTGCGTTACAGCTTTGATAATGAGGCGGCCGCAACGCGCATTGAAAACGCTGTTAAAAAGGTGTTGGCTGCGGGCTATCGCACGGGCGATATTTACGAGGCCGGCACTAAAAAAGTGTCTTGCTCTGAGATGGGTGACCAGATCGTCGCAGCGCTTTAA
- the leuC gene encoding 3-isopropylmalate dehydratase large subunit, with protein MAGKTLYDKLWESHVVRQEEDGTCLIYIDRHLVHEVTSPQAFEGLRIAGRKPWRNSSIVANPDHNTPTKDWDKGIEDPISRLQVETLDNNIKEFGALVYFPFKNKDQGIIHVIGPENGTTLPGMTVVCGDSHTSTHGAFGALAHGIGTSEVEHVLATQTLVAKKSKSMLVRVDGQLGKGVTAKDVALAIIGKIGTAGGTGYAIEFGGEVIRGLSMEGRMTLCNMAIEAGARAGLVAPDAKTAAYLEGRLHAPKGDHWTKAVAYWDTLASDVDAAYDTVVVLNGDEIAPQVTWGTSPEQVLPIGSTVPDPATETDATKRTSIENALKYMGLTANTPLDQIQLDKIFIGSCTNSRIEDLRAAAGVAKGKKVASTIKLAMVVPGSGQVKRQAEAEGLDKIFIEAGFEWREPGCSMCLAMNADRLSPGERCASTSNRNFEGRQGPGGRTHLVSPEMAAAAAIAGHFVDVRSA; from the coding sequence ATGGCAGGCAAAACGCTGTACGACAAATTGTGGGAATCGCACGTGGTGCGCCAAGAGGAAGATGGCACATGCTTAATCTATATTGACCGGCATCTGGTACACGAAGTGACCAGCCCCCAAGCATTTGAGGGGTTACGTATCGCTGGCCGCAAGCCGTGGCGTAATTCTAGCATTGTGGCCAACCCTGATCATAATACGCCCACCAAAGATTGGGATAAAGGCATTGAAGATCCGATCTCACGCCTGCAAGTTGAAACGCTAGACAACAACATCAAAGAGTTTGGCGCGCTGGTGTATTTTCCTTTTAAAAACAAGGATCAAGGCATCATCCATGTTATCGGGCCTGAAAACGGTACGACGTTGCCTGGCATGACCGTGGTCTGCGGTGACAGCCATACTTCAACGCATGGTGCATTTGGCGCACTTGCACACGGGATTGGCACATCTGAGGTTGAACATGTGCTGGCCACGCAAACGCTGGTGGCGAAAAAGTCTAAAAGCATGCTGGTGCGCGTAGATGGCCAACTGGGTAAAGGCGTGACAGCCAAAGACGTTGCGCTGGCGATTATCGGCAAAATTGGCACGGCTGGTGGTACGGGCTATGCGATTGAATTCGGCGGCGAAGTGATTCGTGGCTTGTCGATGGAAGGCCGCATGACACTGTGTAATATGGCGATTGAAGCTGGCGCACGTGCCGGACTAGTTGCACCAGATGCAAAAACAGCGGCCTATTTGGAAGGCCGTCTGCATGCTCCTAAAGGCGATCACTGGACGAAAGCCGTCGCTTACTGGGATACGCTCGCCTCTGATGTGGATGCCGCTTACGATACCGTTGTTGTATTAAATGGTGACGAGATCGCGCCACAAGTGACTTGGGGTACCTCCCCGGAGCAAGTATTGCCCATTGGCTCTACGGTGCCAGACCCTGCTACCGAAACGGATGCGACAAAACGCACCAGTATCGAAAATGCGCTGAAATACATGGGCTTAACGGCCAATACGCCGCTAGATCAAATTCAACTCGATAAAATTTTTATTGGTTCATGCACCAACTCGCGCATTGAAGACTTACGTGCAGCCGCCGGCGTGGCTAAAGGTAAAAAAGTGGCCAGCACAATCAAGCTGGCGATGGTGGTTCCTGGCTCTGGTCAAGTAAAGCGTCAGGCAGAGGCTGAAGGCTTGGATAAGATTTTTATTGAAGCTGGTTTTGAATGGCGCGAACCGGGTTGCTCGATGTGCCTGGCGATGAACGCTGACCGACTGAGCCCCGGTGAACGCTGCGCTTCTACCTCCAACCGTAACTTTGAGGGTCGTCAGGGACCAGGGGGACGTACGCACTTGGTGAGCCCAGAAATGGCGGCCGCCGCTGCTATTGCCGGCCATTTTGTTGACGTGCGTAGCGCATAA